One stretch of Halichoerus grypus chromosome 8, mHalGry1.hap1.1, whole genome shotgun sequence DNA includes these proteins:
- the LOC118525951 gene encoding LOW QUALITY PROTEIN: olfactory receptor 4K3-like (The sequence of the model RefSeq protein was modified relative to this genomic sequence to represent the inferred CDS: inserted 3 bases in 2 codons), which yields MAWNNQSVITEFILQGLSSSWELQIFYFLFFSIVYAATVLGNLLTVLTIVSEPCLHXPMYFLLGDLSFIDMSLASFATPKMIADFLSEHKAISFEGCITQVFFLHLLGGAEIVLLIPMSFDRYGAICKPLCYLTIMSRRMCIGLVTLSWIVGIFHALSQLAFTVNLPFCGPNEVDSFFCDLPLVIKLACVDTYILGVFMISASGMIALVCFILLVISYTIILVTVRQHSSGGSSKALSTCSAHFTVVTLFFGPCIFIYVWPFTNFPIDKVLSXFYTIFTPLLNPVIYTLRNKDVKDSMRKLSSHIFKSRKTDHTP from the exons ATGGCCTGGAATAATCAGTCAGTCATAACTGAATTCATACTACAGGGTCTCTCCAGTTCTTGGGAACTCCAGATCttctatttcctgtttttctccaTAGTCTATGCAGCCACTGTACTGGGTAACCTCCTTACTGTGCTCACCATCGTGTCAGAGCCATGCCTTC CCCCCATGTACTTTTTGCTGGGCGATCTCTCCTTCATTGACATGTCTCTGGCTTCATTCGCCACCCCCAAAATGATTGCAGATTTTCTCAGTGAGCACAAAGCCATCTCTTTTGAAGGCTGCATCACCCAGGTATTTTTCCTGCATCTGTTAGGGGGTGCTGAGATTGTACTGCTGATACCTATGTCTTTTGATAGGTATGGGGCTATATGTAAACCTCTATGTTACTTAACCATTATGAGCCGAAGAATGTGCATTGGGCTGGTAACACTTTCCTGGATTGTTGGCATCTTCCATGCTCTGAGTCAGTTAGCATTTACTGTGAATCTGCCCTTCTGTGGACCCAATGAAGTGGACAGCTTCTTTTGTGACCTCCCCTTGGTGATCAAACTTGCCTGTGTAGACACATACATTCTGGGAGTATTCATGATCTCAGCCAGTGGTATGATTGCCCTGGTGTGTTTCATCCTCTTGGTGATTTCCTACACTATCATCCTGGTCACTGTTCGGCAACATTCCTCTGGTGGGTCCTCCAAAGCACTCTCCACTTGCAGTGCCCACTTCACTGTTGTGACCCTTTTCTTTGGGCCGTGCATTTTCATCTATGTCTGGCCTTTCACAAACTTCCCAATAGACAAAGTGCTCTC ATTTTATACCATTTTCACTCCCCTCTTGAATCCAGTGATCTATACCCTTAGAAATAAAGATGTCAAGGATTCCATGAGAAAACTTAGTAGCCATATCTTCAAGTCTAGGAAGACTGATCATACCCCTTGA